The following are encoded together in the Candidatus Sysuiplasma acidicola genome:
- a CDS encoding PRC-barrel domain-containing protein has protein sequence MLQEASELIGRQCYTNMGMYLGSVTNLVIDVDSAKIDGIFISDTNPLLVEGSRPVNVPYRWISNVGDIILLKYFPKRVGGKEKAVA, from the coding sequence GTGCTCCAGGAAGCCTCTGAACTGATAGGAAGACAATGTTATACGAACATGGGAATGTATCTCGGAAGCGTGACAAATCTCGTCATCGATGTGGACAGCGCGAAGATCGACGGCATATTCATATCCGACACGAATCCATTGCTTGTGGAAGGAAGCAGGCCGGTCAATGTACCATACAGGTGGATTAGCAACGTCGGAGACATAATACTGCTGAAATACTTCCCAAAACGGGTCGGCGGAAAGGAAAAGGCCGTTGCCTGA
- a CDS encoding ArsR family transcriptional regulator produces the protein MNRMKVINEPSDLVPMLRAVDTEAKRQVLKEVTLEWRTAKEIEEKYGKEGREALKFLEKMKLVETRWESSNKSPQPEKAYHTYYSSFHISVTWPVYEISDVLSIAMMPEAEFRRIEKRILEEIGAEGKFAGDVAESLGMTSTMLKSIVKRSIRLDLRGHRVEKLKEEL, from the coding sequence ATGAACCGAATGAAGGTCATAAACGAACCGTCCGATCTCGTGCCTATGCTGAGGGCCGTGGATACGGAAGCAAAGAGACAGGTTCTGAAGGAAGTAACACTCGAGTGGAGAACCGCTAAAGAGATAGAGGAAAAATATGGAAAAGAGGGAAGGGAAGCACTCAAATTCCTTGAAAAGATGAAGCTCGTCGAAACAAGATGGGAGTCTTCAAACAAGTCTCCGCAGCCTGAAAAAGCATATCATACATACTATTCTTCATTCCACATAAGCGTGACGTGGCCGGTATACGAAATAAGCGATGTCCTGTCCATTGCGATGATGCCTGAGGCAGAGTTCAGGCGGATTGAAAAGAGGATACTGGAGGAGATAGGCGCGGAGGGAAAATTTGCGGGCGATGTGGCGGAGAGCCTCGGCATGACTTCAACAATGCTCAAGAGCATAGTCAAGAGGTCCATCAGGCTGGACTTGCGCGGACACAGAGTTGAAAAACTTAAAGAGGAGCTTTGA
- a CDS encoding DUF1028 domain-containing protein, whose amino-acid sequence MIKRNGIDFPKPSTYSIVAFDHDTKSLGVAVQSKFISVGSVVPWATWNTGAIATQAYANTSYGPAGLQLLKDGYSPAEALKKLTSADRGKEHRQIGIVDRKGRAATFTGKKCMDWAGGVTGEGYAAQGNILVGEETVEAMARTFENSRAGFPEKLIMCLHAAQKAGGDRRGMQSAAILVVKNRGGYAGFNDRYVDLRVDDHVSPIEELERVFHLFEFIMLSGKEAEALRIEGEICRKLKRNLSRLGFYNGPADDKFDSALNAALMDYISTNNFENKKTPQGHILKTVLEYMTKDKRKKA is encoded by the coding sequence ATGATAAAGCGCAACGGGATTGATTTTCCGAAACCGTCAACATATTCGATTGTGGCATTTGACCACGATACGAAATCTCTGGGTGTTGCAGTGCAATCGAAATTCATATCGGTCGGCTCGGTCGTTCCATGGGCCACATGGAATACAGGCGCCATTGCCACTCAGGCCTACGCAAATACCTCTTACGGGCCAGCGGGCCTGCAGTTGCTAAAGGACGGGTATTCACCAGCCGAAGCGCTTAAGAAACTCACTTCCGCTGACAGAGGAAAAGAGCACCGACAGATTGGCATTGTGGACAGAAAAGGGAGAGCGGCGACATTTACTGGAAAGAAATGCATGGACTGGGCCGGTGGCGTCACTGGTGAAGGATACGCGGCGCAGGGCAACATACTGGTGGGGGAGGAGACAGTTGAGGCCATGGCAAGAACGTTCGAAAATTCCAGGGCCGGTTTCCCGGAAAAACTCATCATGTGCCTGCATGCAGCCCAGAAGGCGGGCGGGGACAGAAGGGGCATGCAGTCTGCGGCCATACTCGTGGTAAAAAATCGCGGTGGATATGCCGGATTCAATGACAGATACGTTGACCTGAGGGTTGATGACCATGTAAGCCCGATTGAAGAACTCGAGCGCGTGTTCCATCTTTTTGAGTTCATAATGCTGTCAGGAAAGGAGGCAGAGGCACTCAGAATAGAAGGCGAAATCTGCAGGAAGCTGAAGAGAAATCTTTCCAGGCTCGGTTTTTACAACGGTCCGGCTGACGACAAGTTTGACAGCGCGCTGAATGCTGCGCTGATGGATTACATATCTACAAACAACTTTGAGAACAAGAAAACACCGCAGGGCCACATACTGAAAACAGTTTTAGAGTACATGACAAAGGATAAGAGGAAGAAAGCTTAA
- a CDS encoding carbon-nitrogen hydrolase family protein, which translates to MKIGLLQLYEEHCSDGLRRIEDMLKLETDLLILPEKWMPLKEENIVHGDRHPFLDGVSALSSDYGAAVLTGALYEKDGGCMYITCYAYGPDGGLLAKQRKIHLFLAEKDSFRPGESINSFSFSGAKIGMAVCYDIDFPETVRKYALADCDLLAVPAKIIKQGMDPWMLYVQTRVLENRMPVAFSNCAYGTYFNGGSALVDLVESKEGHIMYSRVRSIRDGENAAVFDFAPGELREARRIRLSDRNASVDALASEYANPPDNSSPQK; encoded by the coding sequence GTGAAAATCGGACTGTTACAGCTCTACGAAGAACATTGCTCCGACGGCCTGCGCCGCATAGAGGACATGCTGAAACTGGAGACGGATTTGCTCATACTTCCAGAAAAATGGATGCCGTTGAAGGAAGAAAACATCGTGCATGGCGATAGACACCCTTTCCTGGACGGTGTATCGGCGCTTTCATCGGATTATGGCGCCGCAGTCCTGACAGGCGCCCTCTACGAAAAGGATGGCGGCTGCATGTACATAACATGCTACGCATACGGACCGGACGGCGGACTGCTCGCCAAACAGAGGAAGATACATCTGTTCCTGGCTGAGAAGGATTCATTCAGGCCCGGAGAGAGCATAAACAGTTTCAGTTTTTCGGGGGCGAAGATCGGTATGGCCGTCTGTTATGACATTGACTTTCCCGAGACGGTCAGAAAGTATGCGCTTGCCGACTGCGATTTGCTCGCCGTACCTGCGAAAATCATAAAGCAGGGCATGGACCCGTGGATGCTCTATGTCCAGACAAGGGTGCTTGAAAACCGCATGCCTGTTGCTTTTTCCAATTGCGCCTACGGCACATACTTCAACGGAGGAAGCGCGCTGGTCGATCTGGTAGAGTCGAAGGAGGGGCATATCATGTACAGCAGGGTAAGAAGCATACGGGACGGTGAGAATGCTGCCGTTTTTGATTTTGCCCCCGGAGAGCTGAGAGAGGCGAGACGCATTAGACTCTCGGACAGGAATGCGAGCGTGGATGCGCTCGCCTCCGAATACGCCAATCCGCCCGACAACAGCAGTCCTCAGAAGTAA
- a CDS encoding glycosyltransferase family 4 protein has product MNICVNTQTPLVRFRISAPDLIEKYGILPEVIDLSTLSEGEDFSYSPGGVTAMVYPLLKKMKGSGIVDRAMWVSLSPESPTEITTGDITFVNIDLGRHDAERYVRFKDKLWNEIHGTERMSFVADEYLSFNLYSWKTADVLLQNLANFDLFYIHDFQQLQIGNFVGPFAPAVYRWHIPANLDNVSGNVRKFIVRNMEAYDAMIVSTRKDLEALFRSGYRGEAYQIYPHIDESDWHAPDAHDIEEFLARTGLKNGERFFLTVARMDPMKGQDVAIRAMKHLQSSFPDMKLLLVGNGSFSGSSTGGLSSSKSSNWKKKLSQIISENGLEGKVLMIGHLEDRLVRAAYHLCECLILSSGAEGFGLVTVEAWRMRRPVIVSTGCGSSELVVEGINGFTFPPGDDGALAERMKKLLKGDKAGEMGSMGYEASKQCYVDSAVKKLVPIFEKVISRY; this is encoded by the coding sequence GTGAATATATGTGTTAATACCCAGACGCCACTTGTCAGGTTCAGAATCAGCGCGCCCGATCTTATCGAGAAATACGGCATCCTGCCAGAAGTCATTGATCTTAGCACGCTTTCAGAGGGAGAGGACTTCTCTTATTCGCCGGGTGGCGTCACTGCAATGGTTTATCCTCTGCTGAAAAAGATGAAAGGCAGCGGCATCGTGGACAGAGCCATGTGGGTCTCTCTCTCGCCTGAATCTCCGACGGAGATAACGACGGGGGACATCACATTCGTGAATATCGATCTGGGCAGGCACGACGCAGAGCGCTATGTCAGGTTCAAGGATAAATTGTGGAATGAGATACACGGTACAGAACGGATGTCGTTTGTCGCCGACGAGTATCTTTCCTTCAACCTGTACAGCTGGAAGACCGCTGACGTCCTGCTGCAGAATCTGGCAAATTTCGACCTTTTCTACATACATGATTTTCAGCAGCTTCAAATCGGAAATTTTGTCGGTCCGTTTGCCCCTGCCGTTTACCGCTGGCACATACCGGCCAATCTGGATAATGTGAGCGGCAATGTCAGGAAATTCATCGTCAGGAACATGGAAGCATACGATGCAATGATTGTCAGCACAAGGAAAGATCTGGAAGCTCTTTTCAGATCCGGTTACAGAGGGGAGGCGTATCAGATATACCCCCATATTGACGAGAGTGACTGGCATGCGCCCGATGCCCATGACATCGAAGAATTTCTAGCCAGAACGGGACTGAAAAACGGGGAAAGATTTTTCCTGACTGTCGCCAGGATGGATCCGATGAAGGGACAGGACGTGGCCATCAGGGCAATGAAGCACCTGCAGTCGTCGTTTCCCGACATGAAGCTGCTGCTGGTAGGAAACGGCAGCTTCTCCGGCAGTTCCACCGGCGGTCTCAGTTCCTCCAAATCAAGTAACTGGAAAAAGAAGCTCAGCCAGATTATATCCGAAAACGGCCTGGAGGGAAAGGTTCTGATGATCGGCCATCTAGAGGACAGGCTCGTCCGCGCCGCTTATCATCTCTGCGAATGCCTCATATTGTCTTCAGGAGCCGAAGGGTTCGGCCTCGTCACCGTGGAAGCATGGCGCATGAGGCGACCGGTGATTGTGAGCACCGGATGCGGCTCTTCGGAGCTCGTTGTGGAAGGAATAAACGGATTCACCTTTCCTCCTGGCGACGATGGCGCGCTGGCTGAAAGAATGAAGAAATTGCTCAAGGGGGATAAGGCAGGCGAAATGGGCAGCATGGGTTACGAAGCATCCAAGCAGTGCTACGTAGACAGCGCAGTGAAGAAACTCGTGCCAATATTTGAGAAAGTCATTTCGCGTTACTGA
- a CDS encoding tRNA (cytidine(56)-2'-O)-methyltransferase (catalyzes the S-adenosyl-methionine-dependent 2'-O-ribose methylation of C56 in tRNA transcripts): MITVLRLGHRPERDKRITTHVALVARCFGASSMIITTRDEGLCDRVRKVAENFGGSFQVTYVHDWKKLLRDFRGLKVHLTMYGERFAEVRERIDASGDMMVIVGSEKVPPELYTMSDFNIAIGNQPHSEVAALALFLDRITEGKWEKTDMGGRLKILPNPRGKTVSGRR; the protein is encoded by the coding sequence ATGATTACAGTCCTCAGGCTCGGCCACAGACCGGAACGGGACAAGAGAATAACAACGCATGTCGCGCTCGTGGCGAGGTGTTTCGGCGCCTCCTCAATGATTATCACCACGAGGGACGAAGGTCTGTGTGACCGGGTCCGTAAAGTGGCGGAAAATTTTGGCGGAAGTTTCCAGGTTACATATGTGCACGACTGGAAGAAATTGCTTCGGGACTTCAGGGGCCTGAAAGTGCACCTGACGATGTACGGCGAGAGATTCGCAGAAGTCAGGGAGCGCATCGATGCGTCCGGTGACATGATGGTTATCGTCGGTTCCGAGAAGGTACCTCCGGAACTCTACACAATGTCGGACTTCAACATTGCAATAGGCAATCAGCCTCATTCCGAAGTAGCAGCTCTTGCCCTGTTCCTGGACAGGATCACAGAGGGAAAATGGGAAAAAACAGATATGGGCGGCAGGTTAAAAATACTGCCTAACCCGAGGGGCAAAACCGTTTCAGGACGGCGGTAA
- a CDS encoding HAD hydrolase family protein, with protein MKFKAGTDPVAFRSIGVIATDYDRTLTDLDLTLHRETIGAIDDASEAGLCIIIVSGRGVRFMMNLKSRFRQVDALVAENGAVVICNGSVERIHEQAGEKIAAHLLERHVPFVKGQVISYIQKGYLEEAEKAVAEMGGIAKLVRNIESGMVLPSGVDKDVGLLSALEKLGRSASETAIVGDGENDFSMFDGPFFKVALKNSVAQLQEKASAITEGVGGEGVRELLKAILAARENR; from the coding sequence ATGAAGTTTAAGGCCGGAACAGATCCAGTCGCATTTCGCTCGATTGGAGTCATTGCAACAGATTATGACAGGACACTGACAGACCTCGATCTGACACTGCACCGTGAGACGATCGGAGCGATCGACGATGCATCAGAAGCTGGACTCTGCATAATTATTGTGTCCGGCAGGGGAGTCCGCTTCATGATGAACCTGAAAAGCAGGTTCAGACAGGTCGATGCGCTCGTAGCAGAGAATGGCGCCGTGGTTATCTGCAACGGCAGCGTCGAGAGAATTCACGAACAGGCCGGAGAGAAGATTGCGGCACATCTCTTGGAACGACATGTGCCGTTCGTGAAAGGACAGGTAATTTCGTACATACAGAAGGGATACCTTGAGGAAGCTGAGAAGGCAGTGGCCGAAATGGGAGGGATTGCAAAGCTGGTGAGGAACATAGAATCGGGAATGGTACTTCCGTCAGGTGTCGATAAAGACGTAGGTCTACTCAGCGCCCTGGAAAAACTCGGCAGATCTGCGTCGGAAACGGCGATTGTGGGCGACGGAGAGAACGATTTTTCGATGTTCGACGGGCCGTTCTTCAAGGTTGCACTGAAGAATTCAGTTGCTCAACTGCAGGAGAAGGCCTCTGCCATAACTGAAGGCGTGGGCGGCGAAGGCGTGCGCGAACTCCTGAAGGCGATACTGGCAGCCAGAGAAAACAGATGA
- a CDS encoding ABC transporter permease, which yields MRKSISARFHRGIEIIAGDTATEPRTHLQVPPSLEQIPKLARYQLREYLRSRRFVSLAAIVLIIGLIISAIVGYYRGGLVSDAMAFYGSFWGGGIGLIVVLAAVFFGGDAIAGEFQNKTGYFLMGLPIRRSTVYIGKFIAAFIASVAMVLLYLVILLANGVYYFGINAFPWQLGLSLILAIVYLSSVLGATFFFSSLFKTSAYGFVLTALLFLFGFNLLESLISGLVKMEPWMVISYASSTIGDAFAPAINWGFTGTISHVHTVIGRRVITTTQYAAGIGEGILIMVAYLVLTAIAGLWLFEREEFS from the coding sequence TTGAGGAAATCTATCTCAGCCAGATTTCACAGGGGGATTGAGATCATCGCAGGCGACACAGCCACAGAACCGCGGACGCATCTGCAGGTCCCGCCTTCCCTTGAGCAGATTCCCAAACTCGCCAGATATCAGCTTCGGGAATACCTCAGATCCAGGCGGTTTGTTTCCCTTGCCGCTATTGTTCTGATCATCGGCCTGATAATCTCCGCTATTGTGGGATACTATCGCGGCGGTCTTGTTTCAGACGCCATGGCGTTTTACGGCTCTTTCTGGGGAGGCGGGATCGGACTGATTGTTGTCCTCGCCGCCGTCTTTTTCGGAGGAGACGCCATAGCCGGAGAATTCCAGAACAAGACCGGCTATTTCCTGATGGGACTCCCAATACGCAGATCGACGGTCTACATAGGTAAGTTCATTGCGGCGTTTATTGCGTCCGTTGCCATGGTCCTCCTTTATCTGGTCATTTTGCTGGCAAATGGAGTGTACTACTTTGGCATCAATGCGTTTCCGTGGCAGCTCGGTCTTTCGCTGATTCTGGCCATCGTTTATCTAAGTTCGGTTCTCGGCGCGACTTTCTTCTTCAGTTCGCTCTTCAAAACGAGTGCCTATGGTTTCGTGCTTACTGCCCTGCTGTTCCTTTTCGGTTTCAATTTGCTCGAAAGTCTGATCTCCGGGCTTGTCAAAATGGAACCGTGGATGGTGATATCGTATGCAAGCTCCACCATCGGCGATGCCTTTGCCCCGGCCATTAACTGGGGTTTCACCGGGACTATATCTCATGTGCACACCGTGATAGGCAGGAGAGTCATTACGACGACTCAGTATGCTGCAGGCATCGGGGAGGGAATTCTCATCATGGTTGCTTATCTCGTGCTTACTGCCATCGCAGGACTCTGGCTGTTTGAGCGGGAAGAGTTCAGCTGA
- a CDS encoding LD-carboxypeptidase, with translation MSWIKPNRLEKGDKVAIVSPSRLSASVFPKLFKLGVDNLRRFFELDPIISPHATLSIEQGYLHPELRAQDLNCAFENREVKGIISAIGGDESVRILQYLDGHVISGSPKFFCGFSDCTTITAYLARNRMCSIYGGAVMAGFAQMHNFPREFALYWRKIMFEDSTGLKMRRFPAYSEGYPDWAKSGSNGSIHKLKKSYGWSWSVGDSMTGRIFAANIEVFDWLRGTAFFPQKSVFDDAILLLETSEEVPSPVTVERLVRNLGIGGILERINGLAFGRFRGYPTRQRKDVMKRVARVLSTEFGLSETPLMEGIDFGHTDPYFPIPVGVRARIANDEIELLESFAK, from the coding sequence ATGTCCTGGATAAAGCCGAACCGGCTCGAAAAAGGCGATAAGGTCGCCATTGTTTCGCCTTCCAGACTGTCTGCTTCCGTTTTCCCAAAGCTGTTCAAGCTCGGCGTAGACAACTTAAGAAGATTCTTTGAGCTGGATCCAATCATTTCGCCTCATGCGACTCTTTCAATCGAACAGGGCTATCTTCACCCCGAACTGAGGGCACAGGATCTTAACTGTGCATTTGAAAATCGCGAGGTGAAGGGCATCATCAGTGCAATAGGTGGTGACGAGTCTGTCAGAATACTCCAGTATCTCGATGGGCATGTCATTAGCGGCTCTCCGAAGTTCTTCTGCGGCTTCTCTGATTGCACTACCATAACAGCTTACCTGGCAAGAAACAGGATGTGCTCGATTTATGGCGGCGCAGTAATGGCCGGATTTGCTCAGATGCACAATTTTCCACGAGAATTTGCTTTGTACTGGCGCAAAATCATGTTTGAAGATTCAACAGGCTTGAAAATGAGACGTTTCCCTGCTTATTCTGAAGGTTATCCAGATTGGGCAAAATCAGGGTCAAACGGCTCCATACACAAATTGAAGAAGTCATATGGATGGAGCTGGTCAGTCGGTGACAGCATGACCGGAAGGATTTTTGCCGCAAACATCGAGGTGTTTGACTGGCTCAGAGGAACTGCCTTTTTCCCTCAAAAGTCAGTATTTGACGATGCCATATTGCTGCTTGAAACATCGGAAGAGGTGCCTTCGCCAGTCACAGTGGAGAGACTGGTCAGAAACCTCGGGATTGGCGGAATCCTCGAAAGGATCAATGGACTCGCGTTTGGGCGGTTCAGAGGCTATCCAACGCGCCAGAGAAAGGATGTCATGAAGAGAGTTGCCAGGGTACTGTCCACTGAATTTGGCCTCTCCGAAACGCCTCTGATGGAAGGCATCGATTTCGGGCACACAGATCCCTACTTTCCAATTCCTGTGGGTGTAAGGGCCAGGATTGCGAATGATGAAATTGAACTGCTCGAGTCATTTGCAAAGTGA